One Pseudomonas sp. HOU2 genomic window carries:
- a CDS encoding MFS transporter translates to MSQELRLVRRITLKLIPFLILLYLIAYVDRSAVGFAKLHMGADIGIGDAAYGFGAGLFFIGYFLLEIPSNLMLERFGARRWFARIMITWGAITIGMAFVQGPHSFYVMRFLLGAAEAGFFPGVLYYITQWFPVRHRGKILGLFILSQPIAMMITGPVSGGLLGMDGILGLHGWQWLFIVIGTPAILLTWPVLRWLPDGPQNVKWMDQAEKDWLTGELKKDLQEYGQTRHGNPLHALRDKRVLLLALFYLPVTLSIYGLGLWLPTLIKQFGGSDLVTGFVSAVPYIFGIVGLLIVPRSSDRMNDRYGHLAVLYVLGALGLFFSAWLTLPVAQLAALCLVAFALFSCTAVFWTLPGRFFAGASAAAGIALINSVGNLGGYIGPFVIGALKEYTGNLGSGLYFLSGVMVFGLILTGIVYRVLERKHVLPVEQFAASARGATRT, encoded by the coding sequence ATGAGCCAGGAACTGCGGCTTGTTCGCCGCATCACGCTGAAACTGATCCCCTTCCTGATCCTGCTGTACCTGATCGCCTATGTGGATCGCTCCGCCGTCGGCTTCGCCAAGCTGCACATGGGCGCCGACATCGGTATCGGCGACGCGGCCTACGGTTTCGGTGCCGGACTGTTTTTCATCGGCTACTTTCTTCTCGAAATCCCCAGCAACCTGATGCTCGAGCGCTTCGGTGCGCGGCGCTGGTTCGCGCGGATCATGATCACCTGGGGCGCGATCACCATCGGCATGGCGTTCGTCCAGGGCCCGCACAGTTTCTACGTGATGCGCTTTCTGCTCGGCGCGGCGGAGGCGGGGTTCTTCCCCGGCGTTCTGTACTACATCACCCAATGGTTCCCGGTGCGCCATCGCGGCAAGATCCTCGGCCTGTTCATCCTCTCCCAACCGATCGCGATGATGATCACCGGCCCGGTGTCCGGCGGCTTGCTGGGCATGGACGGCATCCTCGGTCTGCACGGCTGGCAGTGGCTGTTCATCGTCATCGGGACCCCGGCGATCCTGCTGACCTGGCCGGTCCTGCGCTGGCTGCCCGATGGCCCGCAAAACGTGAAGTGGATGGATCAGGCCGAGAAAGACTGGCTGACCGGCGAACTGAAAAAGGATCTTCAGGAATACGGCCAGACCCGTCACGGCAACCCGCTGCATGCACTCAGGGACAAACGCGTGTTGCTGCTGGCGCTGTTCTACCTGCCGGTGACCCTGAGCATTTATGGCCTCGGCCTGTGGCTGCCGACGCTGATCAAACAGTTCGGCGGCAGCGATCTGGTGACCGGTTTCGTCTCGGCGGTGCCGTACATCTTTGGCATCGTCGGCCTGCTGATCGTGCCGCGCAGTTCCGACCGCATGAATGATCGCTACGGCCATCTGGCGGTGCTTTATGTGCTGGGCGCGCTGGGCCTGTTTTTCAGCGCGTGGCTGACCTTGCCGGTGGCGCAATTGGCGGCGCTGTGCCTGGTTGCGTTCGCGCTGTTTTCCTGCACCGCGGTGTTCTGGACCTTGCCGGGGCGGTTCTTCGCTGGGGCGAGTGCGGCGGCTGGGATTGCGCTGATCAACTCGGTGGGCAACCTCGGCGGGTATATCGGGCCGTTCGTGATCGGGGCGTTGAAGGAATACACCGGGAATCTTGGCTCCGGCCTGTACTTCCTCTCGGGGGTGATGGTGTTCGGTTTGATCCTGACGGGCATCGTCTACCGCGTGCTGGAACGCAAGCACGTGCTGCCGGTTGAGCAGTTCGCCGCCAGTGCACGCGGTGCCACAAGAACCTGA
- the araD1 gene encoding AraD1 family protein, translating to MHLVQFELINGERRVGVVDNGLIREVQDARSVRDLALAAIEARSTLEQQVQTHGLGISHDYAQLLKDRRILPPLDHPDPAHLLVSGTGLTHLGSASARDKMHQQAGDEAQMTDTMRIFKWGVEGGKPAAGQAGVQPEWFYKGDGSIVVRPGEAFPLPPFAEDAGEEPEMAGLYVIGHDGKPYRLGFAVGNEFSDHVMERKNYLYLAHSKLRSCSYGPELRTGELPQHLAGTSRILRNGEVLWQNEFLSGEANMCHSLANLEYHHFKYRQFLRPGDVHIHFFGTATLSFADGIRTQPGDRFEISQAEFGAPLVNGIAPAAAAFQPDSIGTL from the coding sequence ATGCATCTGGTTCAATTCGAATTGATCAACGGCGAGCGCCGCGTCGGCGTGGTCGACAACGGCCTGATCCGCGAAGTGCAGGACGCCCGCAGCGTACGCGATCTCGCGCTGGCCGCCATCGAAGCCCGCAGCACTCTGGAGCAGCAAGTACAAACCCACGGCCTCGGCATCAGTCATGACTATGCGCAGTTGCTCAAAGACCGGCGCATCCTGCCGCCGCTGGACCACCCGGACCCGGCGCACCTGCTGGTCAGCGGCACCGGCCTGACGCACCTGGGCAGCGCCTCGGCGCGGGACAAGATGCACCAGCAGGCCGGCGACGAAGCGCAAATGACCGACACCATGCGCATCTTCAAATGGGGCGTGGAGGGTGGCAAACCGGCGGCAGGGCAGGCCGGCGTGCAGCCGGAATGGTTCTACAAGGGCGACGGCAGCATCGTCGTGCGTCCGGGTGAGGCCTTTCCGCTGCCGCCGTTCGCCGAGGATGCCGGTGAGGAACCGGAGATGGCCGGGCTCTACGTCATCGGCCACGACGGCAAACCGTATCGCCTCGGTTTCGCGGTGGGCAATGAGTTCTCCGACCACGTCATGGAACGCAAGAACTACCTGTACCTGGCCCACTCGAAACTGCGCAGTTGCAGCTACGGCCCGGAACTGCGCACCGGTGAATTGCCTCAACATCTGGCCGGCACCAGCCGCATCCTGCGCAACGGCGAAGTGCTTTGGCAGAACGAATTCCTCAGCGGCGAGGCCAACATGTGCCACAGCCTCGCCAACCTTGAATACCACCATTTCAAATACCGCCAGTTCCTGCGTCCCGGCGACGTGCACATCCACTTTTTCGGCACCGCGACCCTGTCGTTCGCCGATGGCATCCGCACCCAACCGGGCGACCGGTTTGAAATCAGCCAGGCCGAATTCGGCGCACCGCTGGTCAACGGCATCGCCCCGGCAGCAGCGGCTTTTCAACCGGACAGCATCGGCACCCTTTAA
- a CDS encoding IlvD/Edd family dehydratase, with amino-acid sequence MSEKKPTLRSAQWFGTADKNGFMYRSWMKNQGIADHQFHGKPIIGICNTWSELTPCNAHFRQIAEHVKRGVIEAGGFPVEFPVFSNGESNLRPTAMLTRNLASMDVEEAIRGNPIDGVVLLTGCDKTTPALLMGAASCDVPAIVVTGGPMLNGKHKGKDIGSGTVVWQLSEQVKAGTITIDDFLAAEGGMSRSAGTCNTMGTASTMACMAEALGTSLPHNAAIPAVDARRYVLAHMSGMRAVEMVREDLRLSKILTKEAFENAIRVNAAIGGSTNAVIHLKAIAGRIGVELDLDDWTRIGRGMPTIVDLQPSGRFLMEEFYYAGGLPAVLRRLGEANLIPNPNALTVNGKSLGENTKDAPIYGEDEVIRTLDNPIRADGGICVLRGNLAPLGAVLKPSAATPELMQHRGRAVVFENFDMYKARINDPELDVDKDSILVMKNCGPKGYPGMAEVGNMGLPAKLLAQGVTDMVRISDARMSGTAYGTVVLHVAPEAAAGGPLAVVQEGDWIELDCASGRLHLDIPDAELAARMADLQPPQQLLVGGYRQLYIDHVLQADQGCDFDFLVGCRGAEVPRHSH; translated from the coding sequence ATGTCTGAGAAGAAACCCACCCTGCGCTCGGCCCAATGGTTTGGCACTGCCGACAAGAACGGCTTCATGTACCGCAGCTGGATGAAGAATCAGGGCATCGCCGACCACCAGTTTCATGGCAAGCCGATCATCGGCATCTGCAACACCTGGTCGGAATTGACCCCGTGCAACGCGCATTTCCGCCAGATTGCGGAGCACGTCAAACGCGGGGTGATCGAGGCCGGTGGCTTTCCGGTGGAATTCCCGGTGTTCTCCAATGGCGAGTCGAACCTGCGCCCGACCGCCATGCTCACCCGCAACCTGGCGAGCATGGACGTCGAAGAAGCGATTCGCGGCAACCCGATTGACGGCGTGGTGCTGCTGACCGGCTGCGACAAAACCACCCCGGCGCTACTGATGGGCGCGGCCAGTTGCGACGTGCCGGCGATCGTCGTCACCGGCGGGCCGATGCTCAACGGCAAACACAAGGGCAAGGACATCGGCTCCGGCACGGTGGTCTGGCAGCTCAGCGAACAGGTCAAGGCCGGCACCATCACCATCGACGATTTCCTTGCAGCCGAGGGCGGCATGTCGCGCTCGGCGGGCACCTGCAACACCATGGGCACCGCGTCGACCATGGCCTGCATGGCCGAAGCGCTCGGCACGTCCCTGCCGCACAACGCGGCGATTCCGGCGGTGGATGCACGGCGTTATGTGTTGGCGCACATGTCCGGCATGCGCGCGGTGGAGATGGTGCGCGAAGACTTGCGCCTGTCGAAGATTCTGACCAAGGAAGCGTTTGAAAACGCTATCCGTGTAAACGCCGCCATCGGCGGTTCGACCAACGCGGTGATCCACTTGAAAGCCATCGCCGGGCGCATCGGCGTCGAGCTGGATCTGGACGACTGGACCCGCATCGGGCGTGGCATGCCGACCATCGTCGACCTGCAACCGTCCGGGCGTTTTCTGATGGAAGAGTTTTACTACGCCGGTGGCTTGCCGGCAGTACTGCGGCGTCTCGGTGAGGCCAATCTGATCCCCAATCCGAATGCCCTGACCGTCAACGGTAAATCGCTGGGCGAGAACACCAAGGATGCGCCGATCTATGGCGAGGACGAAGTGATCCGCACCCTCGACAATCCGATCCGCGCTGACGGCGGTATCTGCGTGCTGCGCGGCAACCTGGCGCCGCTCGGTGCGGTGCTCAAGCCGTCCGCCGCCACGCCTGAGCTGATGCAGCATCGCGGTCGCGCGGTGGTGTTCGAGAACTTCGACATGTACAAGGCGCGAATCAATGATCCGGAACTGGATGTCGATAAAGACTCGATTCTGGTGATGAAGAACTGCGGGCCGAAGGGTTATCCGGGCATGGCCGAGGTCGGCAACATGGGTTTGCCGGCCAAGCTGCTAGCGCAGGGCGTGACGGATATGGTGCGTATCTCCGACGCGCGGATGAGTGGCACCGCGTACGGCACGGTGGTTTTGCACGTCGCCCCGGAAGCGGCGGCCGGCGGGCCGTTGGCGGTGGTGCAGGAAGGCGACTGGATCGAGCTGGACTGCGCCAGCGGGCGTTTGCATCTGGACATTCCGGATGCCGAACTGGCGGCGCGCATGGCGGATCTGCAGCCACCGCAGCAATTGTTGGTGGGTGGCTATCGTCAGCTGTACATCGACCATGTGCTGCAGGCGGATCAAGGTTGTGATTTCGACTTCCTGGTGGGTTGCCGAGGGGCCGAAGTGCCGCGCCATTCTCATTAA